One part of the Paroedura picta isolate Pp20150507F chromosome 5, Ppicta_v3.0, whole genome shotgun sequence genome encodes these proteins:
- the TSSK3 gene encoding testis-specific serine/threonine-protein kinase 3, with the protein MTDEQVKDTMEEFLLSHGYQVGKTIGEGTYSKVKEAFSKKHQRKVAVKIIDKMRGPEEFIERFLPRELQIVKRLDHKNIIRVYEMLESTDGKIYLVMELAEDGDVFDCVLQGGPLPESRAKALFCQLVEAIRYCHSCGVAHRDLKCENALLQGFDLKLTDFGFAKLLPKNLKELSQTFCGSTAYAAPEVLQGVPHDSRKGDIWSMGVVLYVMLCANLPFDDTDIPKMLCHQQKGVSLPGHLGISEECQDLLKSLLEPDMILRPSIEEVTWHPWLANP; encoded by the exons ATGACCGATGAGCAGGTTAAAGACACGATGGAGGAGTTCCTTCTCTCCCATGGTTACCAGGTGGGCAAAACCATTGGAGAAGGGACATATTCAAAGGTCAAGGAAGCTTTTTCGAAGAAACACCAGCGAAAAGTGGCCGTGAAAATTATAGACAAAATGAGAGGACCAGAAG AGTTTATCGAGAGATTCCTTCCCAGGGAGCTCCAGATCGTCAAGCGCTTGGATCACAAGAACATAATCCGTGTGTACGAGATGCTGGAGTCAACAGATGGGAAAATCTACCTGGTGATGGAGCTGGCAGAAGATGGAGATGTATTCGACTGCGTACTGCAAGGTGGGCCCTTGCCCGAGAGCCGAGCAAAAGCCCTCTTCTGTCAGCTGGTGGAGGCAATCCGCTACTGCCACAGCTGTGGCGTGGCGCACCGTGACCTGAAGTGCGAGAATGCCCTCTTACAGGGCTTTGACCTGAAACTGACTGACTTTGGATTTGCCAAGCTGCTCCCCAAGAACCTGAAGGAGCTGAGCCAGACATTCTGTGGCAGCACTGCTTACGCCGCCCCTGAGGTGTTGCAGGGTGTGCCCCATGATAGCAGGAAGGGTGACATTTGGAGCATGGGGGTGGTTCTCTATGTCATGCTCTGTGCCAACCTGCCTTTTGATGACACTGACATTCCCAAGATGCTTTGCCACCAGCAGAAGGGGGTCTCCCTCCCTGGCCACTTGGGTATTTCCGAGGAGTGCCAGGACCTTCTCAAAAGCCTGTTGGAACCAGACATGATCTTGAGACCTTCCATCGAAGAAGTAACTTGGCACCCGTGGTTAGCAAACCCCTGA
- the FAM229A gene encoding protein FAM229A — translation MSSQETPQARRFPIEAGDSPSLATAPDTQEPVAPERTATRQLRRCPGCHCLTLPNVPIDVYIAMGGSHRPRTT, via the exons ATGAGCTCCCAAGAGACCCCACAAGCTCGGAGATTTCCCATAGAGGCAGGAGATTCTCCCAGCCTGGCGACTGCCCCTGATACCCAGGAGCCGGTTGCCCCTGAGCGCACTGCAACGAG GCAGCTGCGAAGATGTCCAGGGTGCCACTGCCTGACCCTGCCCAACGTTCCCATTGACGTCTACATTGCCATGGGTGGGAGCCACAGGCCACGAACAACCTGA